Proteins encoded within one genomic window of Vidua macroura isolate BioBank_ID:100142 chromosome 2, ASM2450914v1, whole genome shotgun sequence:
- the DDIAS gene encoding DNA damage-induced apoptosis suppressor protein, which produces MNSVQGLLAASVISIQNSCFIYPACQNCFSRLILDSRRFNCLKCGCTGEAKEASYRYRLSLKIADTNDLFDITVFGSCLDPFFGVTAENLQRYIQDFNQLSGETNTESTTRALVQAVETCFIGKRFIFGVKRCAREDGGHSAASSILQKCSRINRSTKNLVACQIFLPNAAVTGFTVFSYLDHLLQSAKFRSCNNSSYLPDASSAPIDEPLSELSSLSTLSRSSCFVQSSGRESFLGCWQQSLSLTSSVAWVTAEDFPTLEVGNLVSEQHEQEEKPVSAELGSVSLNNQTLWDSQFLISSVKEGDKEKDNESSSQLNRTDGISATDKLERVSSSNTKCSHGNSSKLLQHPLKSEVKNNYPKTNSRNYCYTEKSHNSLVCKRDVSTPNHVNVDGVSQMDSVFWEELPFSESLNELLARIEDGRNVVTSPSLDAGKFVHLESNKLGVNLNKSYSKQAVGDLPAASVSGRLLPPAGNDSWETTVFACLQSNANPPSDVSQYESSPSDLSSTLKEGGASSPVTPEPSISQSGCVQSKEANNDNANSSWSFIRLHGETSYSKKSKTVTCVHSACESCLASCENKENYSTPSEKKDLTLIGAQVSDPPTPNNARSIYKRELKPLTELSGNTFRSVSRKELQWNNTFPEGSYNASADLFDASVRDVAKPVEFLNKSCNSLIQEDTLTEKVTAESVLSPGGVPCNSSKLSSSLHRSPQAFSKHSTPVTYSFWDSECSSVCAQDFVPYSQSTPMTKPLQKLWPVGERSSFITLFTPKNPTQIHSKGKRSRSSFQNTLLQQLTGKLVKRERPRNTKDKESGSSASQKFLNSQLPASLEEWIPPSSNKGLKPTASLKLRTVSWTADLQSTCGHTGSNPISESRKNSENYENLIQNERISPGDRAGILTPLSASVTKTSFLDDLVLKTCSPSEGENYLSGGNYSEVVLEGPTLWSPELFFQARTPFSKKPKY; this is translated from the exons ATGAATAGTGTGCAGGGACTCTTGGCTGCCTCTGTGATTTCCATCCAGAATTCCTGCTTCATCTATCCTGCCTGTCAAAACTGCTTTTCTAGGCTGATACTGGATTCCAGGAG GTTCAACTGTTTAAAATGTGGCTGCACAGGTGAAGCTAAAGAAGCAAGCTACAGATATAGATTGTCCCTAAAGATTGCTGACACTAATGATTTGTTTGACATCACTGTTTTTGGAAGTTGCTTAGATCCATTCTTTGGGGTCACCGCAGAGAATCTGCAGAG GTATATTCAAGACTTCAATCAGCTGTCAGGAGAAACAAACACAGAGTCAACTACAAGAGCATTAGTTCAAGCTGTGGAAACCTGTTTCATTGGAAAAAGGTTTATATTTGGAGTGAAG CGTTGTGCAAGGGAAGATGGAGGccattctgctgccagcagcatctTGCAGAAGTGTTCCAGAATTAATAGAAGTACGAAAAACCTTGTGGCGTGCCAGATCTTCCTGCCAAATGCTGCTGTTACTGGCTTTACTGTTTTCAGCTACTTAGATCATCTCCTGCAGTCGGCAAAATTCAGGAGCTGTAATAACAGCTCATATTTACCTGATGCGTCATCAGCTCCCATAGATGAACCTCTCAGTGAGCTCAGCAGCTTGTCTACCCTGAGCAGGAGCTCCTGTTTTGTTCAGTCTAGTGGCAGGGAAAGTTTTTTAGGGTGCTGGCAGCAATCCTTAAGTCTGACTTCATCTGTTGCTTGGGTAACAGCGGAAGACTTTCCCACTCTGGAAGTGGGAAATCTGGTGAGTGAACAGCATGAACAAGAGGAGAAGCCTGTCTCTGCAGAATTGGGCAGTGTAAGCCTCAACAATCAAACTCTTTGGGACTCACAGTTTCTGATCTCTTCTGTGAAGGAAGGGGATAAAGAGAAGGATAATGAATCAAGTTCGCAGCTTAATCGGACTGATGGTATCTCTGCAACTGATAAATTGGAGAGAGTTTCCTCTTCAAACACCAAATGTTCCCATGGAAACAGTTCCAAGTTGTTACAACATCCCTTGAAATCTGAGGTAAAAAACAATTACCCAAAAACTAATAGTAGAAACTATTGTTACACAGAAAAATCCCACAACTCCCTTGTTTGCAAGAGAGATGTTTCAACTCCTAATCACGTGAATGTAGATGGAGTGTCTCAGATGGACTCTGTGTTTTGGGAAGAGCTCCCATTCTCAGAAAGCCTGAATGAATTGTTAGCCAGAATAGAGGATGGCAGGAATGTTGTAACATCACCTAGCCTTGATGCAGGCAAATTTGTCCATCTTGAAAGTAACAAGTTGGGTGTAAATCTTAACAAATCATATTCCAAGCAAGCTGTAGGTGATTTGCCTGCAGCCAGTGTCTCAGGGAGGCTCTTGCCACCAGCAGGGAATGATAGTTGGGAGACCACAGTGTTTGCTTGTCTTCAGTCAAATGCAAACCCTCCAAGTGATGTCTCACAATACGAGTCTTCCCCTAGTGATTTATCTTCAACCCTCAAGGAAGGTGGAGCATCCTCTCCAGTTACACCAGAGCCTTCAATTTCTCAGAGCGGATGTGTGCAGTCCAAAGAAGCAAATAATGACAATGCAAATTCATCTTGGTCTTTTATTAGGCTGCATGGAGAAACCTCCTATTCAAAAAAGAGCAAGACAGTCACCTGTGTGCATTCTGCATGTGAAAGCTGTTTAGCTTcttgtgaaaataaagaaaattattctacACCAAGCGAAAAAAAGGATCTTACACTTATAGGGGCCCAGGTCTCTGATCCACCAACTCCCAACAATGCAAGAAGTATAtataaaagagaattaaaacCATTGACAGAACTGTCAGGTAATACCTTCAGAAGTGTTAGTAGGAAAGAGCTGCAGTGGAACAACACCTTCCCTGAAGGCAGCTACAATGCTTCTGCTGATCTCTTTGATGCAAGTGTAAGAGATGTAGCAAAACCTGTGGAATTCTTAAATAAATCATGTAATTCTTTAATACAGGAAGATACTTTGACAGAGAAGGTCACAGCTGAATCAGTGCTTTCTCCTGGAGGTGTTCCTTGTAACAGTTCAAAACTGAGCTCATCCCTACACAGGTCCCCTCAGGCTTTTAGCAAGCACAGTACACCTGTAACTTACTCCTTTTGGGATTCGGAATGCAGTTCAGTTTGTGCTCAGGACTTCGTTCCTTATTCACAGTCAACTCCTATGACAAAACCTCTGCAGAAACTATGGCCTGTTGGGGAGAGAAGCTCTTTTATCACCCTATTCACCCCTAAAAATCCCACTCAAATCCATTCCAAAGGCAAGCGATCCAGGTCTTCCTTTCAGAacactctgctgcagcagcttaCTGGCAAGTTAGTAAAACGTGAGAGACCAAGGAACACGAAAGACAAAGAAAGTGGTAGCTCTGCTTCCCAGAAGTTCCTTAACAGCCAACTGCCTGCCAGCTTGGAGGAGTGGATCCCTCCATCTTCAAACAAAGGGCTGAAACCAACTGCATCTTTAAAATTAAGAACAGTTAGCTGGACTGCTGACTTGCAATCCACCTGTGGGCACACTGGCAGCAACCctatttctgaaagcagaaagaacagtgaaaattatgaaaatctCATCCAAAATGAGAGAATAAGCCCTGGGGATAGAGCCGGGATTCTAACTCCTTTATCTGCAAGTGTCACCAAGACCTCATTTTTAGATGATCTCGTCCTGAAAACTTGTTCCCCTTCAGAAGGTGAGAATTACCTCTCAGGTGGAAATTATTCAGAGGTTGTGTTGGAAGGGCCAACTCTCTGGTCTCCTGAACTGTTCTTCCAAGCACGGACCCCTTTTTCCAAGAAGCCAAAATACTAG